A stretch of DNA from Triticum dicoccoides isolate Atlit2015 ecotype Zavitan chromosome 2A, WEW_v2.0, whole genome shotgun sequence:
AGCTTTCCACTATAATATCCAGCGAAAGACACTTCTTTTaagtgatactccctccgtctcaaaatataagaacatttttaacactagcatagtgtcaaaaaagttcttatattctgggacggagggagtagaaaagaaAAGCAATGGACAACTACTGTTAGAACAAAGAAATAAACTATGGTTTAAAATGCGTCTGTTTGACATGGGGTCATGGGTTGCTATGGAGGGTTCAAAACAGGTCAAATTTTGAGTCTTTGTGCAGGATATTTTTTCAGGAAATAATGAATGTAGTAGGAGCAAAGGATAAGGATTGGTGgtttcttctcgctcccaagtccaTACCAGGGATGTATGGTTTCTACCAGAACTTTATCATAGTCTAGTAGCCGATAGCCCGATACTCACCAAATAGTAATGAGGATACAAGCAGCTCGACCAAACAAATGACTTTTATGCCTTACCATTTTCATAACAATATTTAGTAATGGTTGTGTGCAACAGAGTTCACCATAAACAACAATAAAATACGTTCACAAGTTTGCCAATTAATTATTTAAGGGCTGCAGTAGCTCATGGACCCCCAAAAGCTGCACTTGGCACCTGAACATTCCATGAGAAGCACCATAGAGCAACGATACTTCCAGTACAACAGAGTTTACCATAAACCATAAGACAAGACGAGTTCATAATTTTGCCAATTAGTTATTTATTTAAGGGCTGCACTACCTCCTGGACCCCCGAAGCGGCACTTGGGACCTGACCAAAGGTAGATAGATACACATGTGTCAATCTAACGAATCATTTCGGAAAGTGTATGAAAGACACTTTTTTAGGTGATACAGTAGTAAGGAAAGCAATGAACAGCTACTGCTAGAACGGAGAAATAAATTCAGTTTAGTGGTCTACTTGTTGCCAGTATTTTCACAATGACAAAACCTAAAAAATAACACAACTATTTaatacattttttgaaaatttggtCTGCTAAGCTTGTCAATCTCATGGCAATTAGAGCAAATTTAAAATGCCTCTGTTTTACACGGGTTGCTACGGAGGGTTTAAAACAGGTCAAATTTTGAGTCTATGTGCAGGTTTTCTCATGAAGTAATGAAGGTAGTAGGAGCAAAGGATAAGGATTCGTAGCTAACTAATTGCATCTTCTCTCTGCCAAACCCATATGAGCAATGTATGGTTTCTCATGATCACAGCAGAACTTGATATTGTCACCATAGTCTTGTTGGCGATGCTCGGCCAAATAGTATTGGGGATCTAAGTAGCTCGACCACACAAATAACTTCTATGCCCTACACTTCTCATGAAAGAATTTAGTGATGGTTGTGTGCATAATGCAAGCTAAAGAAGACTGACTAAACATAACAGGTTGACGATGGCAAATGAACAGTCTTTTATACCCTAAAAAACCGAAATTGTCTGCCAAGTTCACTACACATAAGAGCAGAAGACATACATGCAAATATAGAAAATaataaaaactactccctccgtcccataatgtaagacattttttaacaCTACAATAatgtcaaaaagcgtcttacattatgagacggagggagtagatgagttCATATAATAATGAAGTAATGCACAGTAGCGCCGGAAGAGCTTGGACTATTTTTCTTACTACGTGGAGGAAACAGCCGAGCAATCTCCGCCTTAGTCATATCTGCAAATGGGCCCAGTTGCGACACTTGCGACGATCCAGAATTGTTATTTTTGTACACAGACATTGCACGAGCCCTAAATGACCTGAACCGGCGGGCCATTTCTTTATGGTCACGAGATACCCCCCGATACTTGCACCAGCATTTATACAAGGCCCACAGGGATTCCTTGGACTTAAAGGAATTCTCATCAACCAGGGGAAAGGTTTTTTCTGGATCGATGTCTGCCGCAAAGCCGCTGAGTGCGAGATTTTCTTCTGACTCGGAACCGTCTGCCATTCAGTAGCACAGAGTTAAAATTCGATTGTAAAATAACATCATTTGTAATAATGCTCTCAACGGAATTGATTTGATTGAAGGCAGAGACATTAAGATATCATGAATCATCATAAACCAGTTTTTTAACCACTTAGTTTTACTAAGAAAAATATGCTTGCTAGATGTCCGAATGAATAGTGCCCAATCTCTGCCTGCTTATTCAAATAGATCTACTGACAAGAAGAAATAATATGGGAATTTAGGGTATTATTAAATTCAGATCCAAGTAAGGCGAATTCCTTTTCATATCCAAAGCCCAAGAATCCTTAGTATTCAGATACAAATTCTGAAAGAGTTATCATCCAATTAAGGAGAATTCCTTTGGAATTCGGGATTCAGATCCAATTTCGAAAAGAGCTATCAAAATAACATGGGAATTTTAGGTATGAAATTCAGATCCAAGTAAGAAGAAATACTTTGGGAATTTTGGCATTCAGGACTTAGATCCAAATTACGAAAGAGCTGTCTCGGATTACCTGCAGCTGCAGACATGCGACGGATGGAATCGCCAGTCAGATAGAGCCGGGGGAGACACGGAGAGATGCCACCAGCAGTATCTCCAATGGGGCGTGATGCTAGGGCTGCCCGAACGAGCTTGTGCACGATGGAAGCCATAGCCTATGTCGGGGCGTGGttctggaattagggtttttgtgtgttGCCGGTCCCCGATTTATATAGATCGAGGGCTCTCTTGAAGCCGTTGGACCGCTCTCGCCTTCGATCTCCTCCGCACACAATCATACACCGAGCGTCAGCCCAGGGCATGTGTGGGCTGTGCGGCCGAAACTGAGAGGCTCCTGGTAGGATGTATATAAAGCCCATCGGGCCAACCCAGCGAATCCAGCAACCCAAGAGAGGGGAATGAAAACCTCANNNNNNNNNNNNNNNNNNNNNNNNNNNNNNNNNNNNNNNNNNNNNNNNNNNNNNNNNNNNNNNNNNNNNNNNNNNNNNNNNNNNNNNNNNNNNNNNNNNNNNNNNNNNNNNNNNNNNNNNNNNNNNNNNNNNNNNNNNNNNNNNNNNNNNNNNNNNNNNNNNNNNNNNNNNNNNNNNNNNNNNNNNNNNNNNNNNNNNNNNNNNNNNNNNNNNNNNNNNNNNNNNNNNNNNNNNNNNNNNNNNNNNNNNNNNNNNNNNNNNNNNNNNNNNNNNNNNNNNNNNNNNNNNNNNNNNNNNNNNNNNNNNNNNNNNNNNNNNNNNNNNNNNNNNNNNNNNNNNNNNNNNNNNNNNNNNNNNNNNNNNNNNNNNNNNNNNNNNNNNNNNNNNNNNNNNNNNNNNNNNNNNNNNNNNNNNNNNNNNNNNNNNNNNNNNNNNNNNNNNNNNNNNNNNNgaaaacaaaaaaaaaagcagGGAAGGAAaacctcaaaaagaaaaaaaaagcggggAATGAAAAcctcaaaagaaaaaagaaaaatagagagaAAAGAAGTCCCCTCGTCAAAAACAAAAGAAAGGGTTGATAGACAAAAACAAGGGAAGAAGTAACGTAAAAAAAGAGAAGTGAAGAAGGAAAGGTGCTAGGCTACCCACATACGCAGGAAACATGAGCAACGCCCCCGAAAAAAAAACATGAGCAACTCCAACGGTTCCCCTGTCTGTGAAGTAACCGCCGTTTACAAGAAATTGGAGCAAAAAAACATCTTCAACCGTTCTCGTAAACTGATTTATCTTTAGAGGATCCTGTAAAAGAGGTCATTTCTCCCCGCTGATTTATGGGGAGATGACCTTCTCATATCTTTTTGAAGGGATCATAACCGCTATGAAACTTCCACGTGCAACCTGTCAAACGCCCCCGCCCCACCGGAAACTCGCGGTGCGTCGGAGTGCTTCCGCTGCCACGCCAGGACGCCATCGTGTTGTCGCGCCACCATGCTGGATGGACGCCACCTCGCCACCGCGCCACTAAGCTAGGAGGACGTCGCGCCGCCGCCTCTCGTGCCGCCACACGCGGCCCCTCGCTGGCGGCACCAATCACCTGCGCCGCcgcccgttgatacgtctccaacgtatctataattttttattgtttcatgctattatattaccaatataagatgatttatatgcaattatatatcattttttgggactaacctagtgccCGTTGgcacttgttattttttgttgtaccaaacgaagtccaaacatgatgaaatTTTACGATGGTTAAACTTGacgatgtaacaccccaaaaatttaaccatgatttgttagttaaaattttgccttggtaaataaaattttcatttttctggattttctttgatttcagaaccactcttttctttgatattgtggagttttcacctcaagtgaaaacttttcaaaaacattgtTGGACTTGCATATCTTCCCAAGATCATTTCTTTTTATCAGTGGAATTTTATTTCTACAAATTATTTCTTTCTGAGATTTATTCCtttaaaatgatttttcattaGTTTTAGAGCTCTATttgcactacaaccatttgataaatgcatttaaaattttcaccagaaattggggatgtcatgtgatgttcctaaatcacttttatgcaaaaatatcttttagtcattggagattttgagccctacctcaagttttcaaatctggtccagtttgtaagattgcactacaacctatttaaatatttttttaaagtttccatcaaaattatgggatgttagtaggagtatattattcaactttatgcaaaaacccattggtgttctttgaaaaaattgagcaaatcatcctcatcttcattctggtccagcttggtgaattgtactgcaaccatattttttcttgttctttttgcCATGGGATTTGTCCTGCTTGAAGTACACCCttccaaacccctaagtccaggagtttagacccattggagtatttttggtgcATGTATTAATgccttttattttttgtccggaactgaagatttgcaaaacttgcagtagcaagtttctggttttgcccaaatgGCCTTGCCATCATCACCTACacctaaagagaccccaacctagagattttggccaccccaaaaCATGCCTAGAAGCCcatggcattctgtcaaacactttgtgtgcatagccagatttgacatgatttttagtttgcattgtgaacttgatcctctgaaccaacaaacttgtccactaagctcctagccaCCCCTAACCCAGACCTGTTAACTACCAGCCT
This window harbors:
- the LOC119358942 gene encoding uncharacterized protein LOC119358942 encodes the protein MASIVHKLVRAALASRPIGDTAGGISPCLPRLYLTGDSIRRMSAAADGSESEENLALSGFAADIDPEKTFPLVDENSFKSKESLWALYKCWCKYRGVSRDHKEMARRFRSFRARAMSVYKNNNSGSSQVSQLGPFADMTKAEIARLFPPRSPKCRFGGPGGSAALK